The genomic stretch CTGGATCAGCTTTGAAACATTTTATGGAAGGCCAGCCTATAATAAAACAGCGGAAGTCAGCATATACATTGACGAAGCATGCCGCGGCAAAGGTGTTGGATCATATTTGCTTCAAGAAGCGCTCCGCATTGCCCCGAATCTTGGCATCCGCTCACTTATGGCCTTCATTTTCGGGCATAATAAACCAAGCCTGAAGCTGTTTGAAAAGCACGGGTTTGCAGAATGGGGACTATTCCCCGGCATCGCCGAAATGGACGGGAAAAGATACGATTTAAAAATTTTAGGGAGAGAGCTTTCATGATTAGTCTGGATAAAGATGAAAACGAAATTGAACATCATAATGAAGAAAATAGCCTTGTTGAACAGGAGACTGCACCTGTTGGACAGGAGAGCCGCCAGCTGAGCGCCTCCGCTGTCAAGTCGCTATCCGACATTGCCAAGTGGGGCAAAATTTCTGGCATCTTGTTAATCATTATGGGATCGCTTGTCACTCTGTCTGTTTTGATGACAGTGATTGGCGCCATCCCGGGCGTACTGCTCATTATTTCAGGCGTATTTTTGATGCGCTCAGCAAAAGCAGCCGCGGAAGCCGAAGGAAATCTAACCGGCAGCGCTGGCGAAAGCATGCTTGAAAATTACGGGACATTTATAAAAATGCAGCTGTTTTATGCAGCATCCAGTATCGTTACTGTCCTGATCGGGATCATTGTAGCCATTTTCGTGCTGGTGGTAATCGGCATTGCTGCTTTTGAGAACACGCCTTCGTATGATGATCCGGATTCTTATTATTATGAGGATGATCCGGTGTTTGAATAATGATGAGACAGGACAGGGCATGAGTTCCATATAAACGGAACCATGCCTATTTTATTTGACTATTCAAAGCAGGCCGGCGTAAACACCAAATCCTGAAGCAAGCATACAATAGACATCTCTAGTAGAGGAAATCAACAAAGCAACGCTGTTACCCAGAAATGAATATCAAAAAAACGGATGAAGTCGGAATCAATCCGAAACCGCACTTTTTATTTCGGGTGTCTGCATGCAAAAAAACACACCCGGATCGTCTGGAAAATCTCAACAATCCGGGTGCAGATCTTCTTTAATACATTTTTTTGCGTCTGTCTTCCTCAGTCAAAAATTCAACAAAACTCCGCATCGCAAAAGGCTCTTCCTTTATTTGTCGTGCGTAGGAGCTTTTCCGCTCTTCTGAAAGGATTTCGCTCTTTTTGATCCTGTTCAGCATATAGATGTGAACCGTTTTTTGGATTTGTTTATGCTGATAGCCTGCCTCTTTAAAAAATGCGAGCCCGAGCGCCGCCAAAAGGGCGAATATGCCTGCGCTGATCAGGGACTCCCTGTCAGCTGAAGCATGAAATAGAAAAGCAGCTAAATTAAAGAGAGAGAATGCAGCAAGCGGAATAGCAAGAAAACGGTAAATGACGGTTTTTTTCATGAAAGGCTGTACGGCCTTTTGAATTTTTTGCATTTCTGTTTTGATGAACCCCGGCATTTGTTCGACTCTGTAAAAGTTCATATAATCCTCCCCCTTTATTTGATGTTTCAAGCTTCACGAACGTTATCATATGTGTTTATTTTAACGCAGGTGCAAGCTGGTTTTAAAGAAATCTGCCCGTATTTTTCACGAAGAATCTGGATCGCCGCTCTTTATTCTTTTAAAATGTGAGTGTTATAATTTGTAATGGGAATCAGATCACTGTTATTCATGGAATACTAATGGCAATCTTCTTGATAAATATGAATGAGCGGGGTTACAAAGTGAGTATTTCTTCCATCCTTTTATCACTTTTTTTCATTTTAAATATTCTTTTGGCCATCATTGTCATCTTCAAAGAACGGCGCGATGCCAGTGCATCTTGGGCGTGGCTGCTTGTTCTTTTCTTTATTCCCGTTTTAGGCTTTATTTTATACTTATTATTCGGCCATAATCTCAGACGCAAGCATTTGTTTCAATGGGAAGACCGGAAAAAGATTGGAATTGAAAGGCTGCTGAAGCATCAGCTTGAAGATTTAGAAACCAAGCAATTTCAGTTTAACAACCGGGCAACCTTTGATAACAAAGATTTAATTTATATGCTGATTATGAATAACCATGCTGTGTTTACAGAGGATAATTCAGTTGACGTCATTACAGATGGACGGGATAAATTTCAGCGGCTGCTGAGTGACATTTCAAAGGCTAAGGATCATATCCATTTACAGTATTATATTTATAAAGGCGATGAATTAGGCAAAAAATTGCGGGACGCTCTCATCCAAAAGGCGAAAGAAGGTGTTCAGGTCAGAGTGCTTTATGATGAACTCGGGTCCAGAACGCTGAGAAAAAAGTTTTTTAAAGAGCTTCGCGAGGCTGGCGGGCATGTGGAGGTCTTTTTCCCGTCAAAGCTCAGGCCGATTAACCTGCGGCTGAATTACCGGAACCATCGAAAGCTTGTGATCATAGACGGTATGACCGGTTATGTCGGAGGCTTTAACGTCGGAGATGAGTATCTAGGGCTTAATCCGAAATTCGGTTATTGGCGGGATACGCATATCCGGCTGCAAGGAACGGCCGTGCACGCCATCCAAACACGATTCATCCTTGACTGGAACCAAGCTTCTCATCACCATACGCTGACATATATTCCAAATCACTTTCCTGATTACGGCCCAAAAGGCAACGTCGGGATGCAGATTGTCACAAGCGGCCCTGATTCGGAATGGGAACAAATTAAAAATGGCTACATCAAAATGATTTCGAACGCCAAGCGTTCCATTTTGATACAAACACCTTATTTTATCCCAGATGCAAGCCTGCTGGATGCTTTAAGGATCGCTTGCCTTTCGGGCATTGACGTTAACATTATGATTCCGAACAAGCCCGATCACGCCTTTGTATACTGGGCGACACTTTCGTATATCGGCGATCTGCTGAAAGCCGGAGCCACTGTCTATATTTACGATAACGGCTTTATTCACGCGAAAACCATCGTGGTGGATGACGAAATCGCTTCAGTCGGCACAGCGAACATTGATGTCCGAAGCTTCAGGCTGAATTTTGAGGTTAATGCATTTATTTACGATATCACCATTGCTAAAAAACTGGTTTCAACTTTTAAAGAAGATTTGCTAGTATCCAGAAAATTCACCTATGAGGAGTATCTGCAGCGCCCGTTGTGGATTCGAATAAAAGAATCCGTCTCGCGGCTGTTGTCGCCGATCTTATAAGATGCGTAAACCCCCGGCCTTTACGGCCGGGGGTTTTCCTGATGGTCACAGTAAATGATGATTGCCTCCCGCAAAAAAGCGGCAAGACCTTCTCCATATTGATTGATTGAATCGGTAAATCGCTCGTCAGTGATATACACTTCCCCGAGTCCTCTGAAAATGTCGAGTGTGCAATCGTAATGATATTGGCAAATATGATCGCGAAATGCCCCCACAGCGGCCTGAATCTCTGCATCATCGGGCCCATGCTTCATTCGCGCCGCAATTCGTCTGTAAATCGAATCAAATTCAGCCATGATCGTGCGCCAATCATCTGCCGAGTATGCAGATGTCCTTTTCTCTGTTTCTTCTGCGATTTCCTTTCCATACAGCTTTCTGACTTCATCAGCGTATGTCTGCTGGTGCTCTTCAATGTCTTTCATGCTTAATCCGGCAAATAAATCCCTCTTATTCATCGTTTCCCCTCCATCAACGGACAAAAGCGTCCTGTCAATTGTTTGAATCATCTCATCCATTCTTTGTTTTTTCTTCATCAATATCTCCTTTTGCGACTGAAGTGCCGCTTTCCGGTCAAAATTCGGATGATCCAGCATCTCTTTAATCTCATCCAGACGAAACCCGATTTCCTTGAAAAATAAAATCTGTTGCAGTCTTTCCAGGTCTGCGTCACTGTACAAACGATACCCAGCATCAGTAAGCGCTGAAGGATTCAGAAGCTCAATATTGTCATAGTGATGAAGCGTCCGAATGCTAACGCCTGATATCTCCGCCACTTGTTTAACTTGATATTTCATACATAACACCTCCTCTTTTTTATCGTAAACAATCACGCAACGTTAGGGTCAATCCCCAAAATGTTATTTTCTATATACAAAACTTCTCACAAATAGTGTATAAAAGAAAAGTGAGTATTTTTTTGTAAAGGGGAGCCAGTATACATGAATCCTGAAACAATGAACAAAACCCTCATCAGCATTTCGAAATGGGGAAAAGCTACAGGCATTTTATTTATTATTATGGGCGCAATTACCGCGCTTTCAGGCGCGTTCTTTTTTCTAATCGGTGCCGTGCCAGGCGTACTGCAAATTATTTCCGGTATCTTTTTGATGAGGTCAGCTAGGGAAGCAGGCCAAATGGCTGAACACAATAGCGGACAGTCTGAAGACTTAATGCTGGAGAATTACGCGAAATTCGTAAAGATGCAAGGGATTTATTTGATCGTAAGCATTGCTGTATCCATTCTTGCGATTATCGCCTTCTTCATCTTTTTAATGCTTGGGATTGCTGACGGCCTTTTCAGCGATACGTACAGCACTTATTAATGAGAAAAACCCGGAGCTGGCTCCGGGTTTTTTATTATTCCGCTTCGCTTACCACTGTGAAGCGTTCATTTTTGTGTTCGGGATGTTCAAGCTCGTCCAACACGGCAATGGCATAATCTGCATAGCTGATATAGCTGTCTCCTTTTGCATTTACGATGACATTGTCTTTTCCTTTTTGGTAAGAGCCAGTCCGTTTTCCTGCTGGATCAAAAAATGCCGCAGGACTGAGGAACGTCCAGGAAATGGAGTCTGTCTGCTGCAAATCTTTCAGGTTCTCGCCTTGATTTGATGCAGTTGGCAAATATTCTTTCGGAAATTCCGGCGTATCCATTAAACGGGTTGTTTTGGCTTCATCAACAAACAGGCTTCCCGCTCCGCCAACAACAAGCAATCTTGTGTGCTTCGCGTCCTTTAAAATGCTGATGAGTGCTCTTCCTGCTTCAACATGAAGATGTTCTTGGCCGGGTGCTGCTCCAAAAGCGTTTACGACCGCGTCGAAAGGCTTGATGTCTTCCGCAGTCAGTTCAAACACATCTTTTTCCAAAATCGCTACGTCTTGCTCCTGCACTTTTGAAGCGTTTCTGACGATGGCTGTCACTTCATGGCCTCTTTTTTTCGCTTCTTTCAAAATCTCGTTTCCCGCTTTCCCGCTTGCGCCTATAATACCAATTTTCATTTTTCATTTCCTCCTTATTTGTAACAATTTTAGTTACATGTTAGCGGTGAGAAGTCATCCCTTTTGATTAAAAGAGATGATTCATAACATCTTTTAATGACTTGCTTGCCAGTTCATTTTCCATCGCTCTTTGCACACTTTCAAACGTTTCATCCAGAGCGTTCTGAATTTTTTTCCCTACCGGACATTTCGGATTCGGGTTTTCATGAACCGCAAAGAGTTCTTCTTGCTTTTGGACAGCCCGGTACACTTCTAAAAGAGAAATATCAGCAGGATCTTTTTTGAGGCTTGCACCCGGCACCCCGGCGCGTGATGTGAGAATATCAGCTTTTTTCAGCAGGCTGATCATTCTTCGCACAACTACCGGATTCGTGTTGACACTGTCTGCAATGATTTCTGAAGATGTTTTTTCATCCATCGAGATGAGGGATAAAATATGAATGGCAACAGCAAGACGGCTGTTAATCATGTTTTTTCACCACCGTTGTAACTATAATAGTTACATTTGATTCGTTTGTCAACATCTAATATACACTAAATACATGGGTTTTGTGCACCGTTTTTAGTCAATAGAACGGCCGGATGCACTCCGGCCGCGTCTTATCAAAATAAGAAATATCTTTGTCCAAGTGGGACATAATCGACAGGCTGGCAAGACAATTCCTCCCCGTCAGCAAAGACCTGATAGGTTTTTGGATCAATCTCAATCTTCGGCAAAGCCGAATTCAGCTTCATATCCAGCTTGCTCAGCTTTCTGATATTTTTGACTGGAGAAATCCTTTTTTCCAGCCCTAAGCTTTCCGCCACACCACGCTCTATGCTTGCCTGAGACATAAATGTAATCGAGGTTGAGCGGTTGGCTTTTCCGTAAGACGCATACATTTGGCGCATGAAAACCGGTTCAGGAGTCGGGATGGACGCGTTCGGATCTCCCATTTGCGCACGTGCAATCATGCCGCCCTTTAAGACCAGTTCCGGTTTCACGCCGAAAAATACCGGGTCCCACAGAACGAGATCAGCAAGCTTCCCTTTTTCCACCGAGCCGACCTCATGGCTGAGCCCGTGCGTAATTGCCGGATTAATCGTGTATTTGGCAATGTACCGTTTTGCGCGCACATTGTCATTCCCGTTTTCACCGGCAAGAGCGCCGCGCTGTTTTTTCATTTTATCGGCTACCTGCCATGTTCGGATGATCACTTCACCGACCCGCCCCATCGCTTGGGAATCCGATGATGTCATGCTGATCGCACCTATATCATGGAGAATATCCTCCGCGGCAATCGTCGCCGCCCTGATTCTGGAATGGCTGAATGCCACATCTTCAGGCACTTTCGCATCTAAATGGTGGCAGACCATCATCATGTCAAGATGCTCATCCATCGTATTAACGGTATAAGGAATGGTTGGCGTTGTAGATGACGGCAGAATGTTCGCGTAAGAGGCGAGCTTCATAATATCCGGAGCGTGACCGCCGCCTGCCCCTTCAATGTGATAAGTATGAATAACCCGGTCCCCGATCGCGTCGAGCGTGTTTTCCAAAAAGCCCGCTTCGTTAATCGTATCGGTATGGATGGCAACTTGAATATCAGCCTCGTCCACGACTTCCATACACGTTTTAATGGCGCTTGGCGTCGTTCCCCAGTCTTCATGGAGCTTAAGACCGATGGCGCCTGCTTCCACCTGCTCGATCAGCGGCGCTTTATCGGATGCATTCCCTTTTCCTAAGAAGCCGACATTGATCGGAAACTCCTCGGCCGCTTCCAGCATCCTCGCCATATACCACGCCCCGGACGTACATGTTGTCGCTTTGCTTCCTGTAGCGGGTCCTGTTCCGCCTCCCAAAAGGGTCGTCACACCTGAAGAAAGCGCAACTTCCATCTGCTGAGGACAAATAAAATGAATGTGCGTGTCCACTCCCCCGGCTGTTAAAATTTTGCCTTCACCGGAAATCACCTCTGTCCCCGCTCCGATGACCATGTGCGGATCGACTCCATCCATGATATCAGGATTTCCGCTTTTTCCGACACCGACAATCCGGCCGTCTTTCACACCGACATCCGCTTTGACAATGCCTGTGTAATCCAATAGCACGACGTTGGTGATAACCAAATCCAAAGCGCCGTCCTTCCCTGTGATTCTGCCGTTTTGGCCCATGCCGTCTCGGATAGTTTTTCCGCCGCCAAAGATCATTTCTTCACCGTATACTGTGAAATCCTTTTCGACTTCGATCCATAAATCCGTGTCGCCCAATCTGATTTTATCGCCCGTTGTCGGGCCAAACAGTTCCGCATATTCCTCCCGTGACATTTTCATCGGATTACACCCTCCATCCAGCCGGCTTGTTTTAAGTTGGCCAACGTTTTTTCTTTGCCGCGTTCATCGATAAACGTGTCGGCCATTCCGTTCAGCCCTCTAATTGTCTTGCGTCCTCTGATTTCCACTAGTGAGACCGTTTTCTGCTCTCCCGGCTCAAAACGGACCGACGTGCCTGATGGAACATCAAGACGCATGCCGATCGCCAGCTCACGGTCAAATAATAAAGCCCCGTTGGCCTCCGCAAAATGAAAATGCGAACCGACTTGAATGGAGCGTGATCCGGTGTTTTTTACCGTTACCTCCCGTATCTCACGGCCTTCATTAATCGTAATGGTTCCCTCAGCAATTTGAAATGCTCCCGGCTTCATGACTTCACCTCCGCAGAAATTGGCTGATGTACCGTAACAAGCTTTACACCATCCGGAAATGTGGCCTCCACCTGAATGCTGTCCAGCATCTCAGGCACACCCTCCATCACATCTTTTTCCGTTAATACATGGCGGCCGGCTTCCATCAGCTCTGCTACTCCCTTCCCATCACGTGCGCCTTCCATAATAAAGCAGGTGATATAAGCAGCAGCCTCAGGATAGTTCAGCAGAACGCCCCGCGCCTTTCGCTGTTTGGCTAATTCCCCCGCTGCAAAAATGAGCAATTTCTCTTGTTCAACTGGTGTCAGTTTCATCTGTAGTCCTCCTTCTTTTGTCATATAAAGCAGATGCGGCTACTACGAATTTGCGGAACAGTCAGGCGGGACATCACCTCCCTTTCTTCGAGAATGGGGGTCATACGGTAAGATGCCTTTCAAAGCGGCATGCCGTTTCTTCATCAGCCTTGCCATGGTCAACAACCGTTCCCCTGTCGATCACGGAAAGATCAGATTAACGCGTTTTCCAGACTGCGCTCGACTAAGATAACAAATGTCTTTTTTTCTGGAAATTTCTATAATAACTTGTCTGACTAGTTCGACAATTAAAATCTGAATTCCTTCCAATTGTTTATTAAGTAAAATATTTTTCAGATTTACCATCAGCGCTCTGGTGATTGCAAGCTGCTGCTGTTGACCGCCTTTTCGTTTTGAACAAACGTTTGATTAAAACAAATAGCCCCCTCTGTTTAGCCGGAGTCGGCCTAATACAGCGACAATCTGCCCCGGGCGAAGCTAAGGCTGTGCAAAACCATCGATTGATCATAACCAGACGTTACATTCCTGATGGCAGCCCGTTGTTTTGCTCCGCAACCGGAAGCATGGCATGGAGGCCAGTCTGAGGCGCCGACCTCCACGATACCGAGAACCCGACTATTGCCATTAACTCCGCATCATGGACGGTCACTTCGCTGATCGCCACCGTTCCTCTTAATGAGTGAAGAATTCCGGCCTTCACTGAATCCCCGCTTGTGTCGATATCAACTGTTTTCTCGCACTCCCGTGGCTTCCGACACTTTCTTCGGTGCAGTACATTCCGTCATCAAAACCCCTTTGTTTGATTTCTTCAAATGATGTTATAAAAGTTTACAACTTATGTCATCATTATATAGAAGAGGCCTATTAATTCAAAGAATATTTAAAAAATTTAGTTACCTTGACCAAATCAGCTTCTTTTTTTGTTATATTTATTCACATCAGAAAAAGCGAAAAAAAAGACAAGAAACATTTCGTTTCCTGCCTCTTCCGTACGATTAATCTTTATCTGAAAATTTATCCTTGGCTTTCCCGATATCCTTTTGGATTTCGCCTTTTGCCTTATCTTTTTTGCCTTCAGCCTGCATGTCCGTTCTGTCAGCCATATCTCCGACTTTATCCTTCACTTCTCCTTTGGCTTTATTGAAGCCGCCCTTCATTTTGTCTTTTACACTATCGTTACCCATGTTAATTCTCCCCTCTCAATTATGTGTGTACTTGTTAACTTCCCGATCTGAGAGGCAATAAACAT from Bacillus subtilis subsp. subtilis str. 168 encodes the following:
- the clsA gene encoding cardiolipin synthase (major) (Evidence 1a: Function from experimental evidences in the studied strain; PubMedId: 14973018, 16755131, 18820022, 26708983; Product type e: enzyme); amino-acid sequence: MSISSILLSLFFILNILLAIIVIFKERRDASASWAWLLVLFFIPVLGFILYLLFGHNLRRKHLFQWEDRKKIGIERLLKHQLEDLETKQFQFNNRATFDNKDLIYMLIMNNHAVFTEDNSVDVITDGRDKFQRLLSDISKAKDHIHLQYYIYKGDELGKKLRDALIQKAKEGVQVRVLYDELGSRTLRKKFFKELREAGGHVEVFFPSKLRPINLRLNYRNHRKLVIIDGMTGYVGGFNVGDEYLGLNPKFGYWRDTHIRLQGTAVHAIQTRFILDWNQASHHHTLTYIPNHFPDYGPKGNVGMQIVTSGPDSEWEQIKNGYIKMISNAKRSILIQTPYFIPDASLLDALRIACLSGIDVNIMIPNKPDHAFVYWATLSYIGDLLKAGATVYIYDNGFIHAKTIVVDDEIASVGTANIDVRSFRLNFEVNAFIYDITIAKKLVSTFKEDLLVSRKFTYEEYLQRPLWIRIKESVSRLLSPIL
- the csbD gene encoding stress response protein (Evidence 1a: Function from experimental evidences in the studied strain; PubMedId: 10376822, 11988534; Product type f: factor), with product MGNDSVKDKMKGGFNKAKGEVKDKVGDMADRTDMQAEGKKDKAKGEIQKDIGKAKDKFSDKD
- the ywzE gene encoding conserved protein of unknown function (putative phage interference protein) (Evidence 4: Unknown function but conserved in other organisms), with product MVNLKNILLNKQLEGIQILIVELVRQVIIEISRKKDICYLSRAQSGKRVNLIFP
- the ywnA gene encoding putative transcriptional regulator (Evidence 3: Putative function from multiple computational evidences; Product type r: regulator), which translates into the protein MINSRLAVAIHILSLISMDEKTSSEIIADSVNTNPVVVRRMISLLKKADILTSRAGVPGASLKKDPADISLLEVYRAVQKQEELFAVHENPNPKCPVGKKIQNALDETFESVQRAMENELASKSLKDVMNHLF
- the ywnB gene encoding putative oxidoreductase (Evidence 3: Putative function from multiple computational evidences; Product type e: enzyme), with amino-acid sequence MKIGIIGASGKAGNEILKEAKKRGHEVTAIVRNASKVQEQDVAILEKDVFELTAEDIKPFDAVVNAFGAAPGQEHLHVEAGRALISILKDAKHTRLLVVGGAGSLFVDEAKTTRLMDTPEFPKEYLPTASNQGENLKDLQQTDSISWTFLSPAAFFDPAGKRTGSYQKGKDNVIVNAKGDSYISYADYAIAVLDELEHPEHKNERFTVVSEAE
- a CDS encoding hypothetical protein (Evidence 5: Unknown function); amino-acid sequence: MNIKKTDEVGINPKPHFLFRVSACKKTHPDRLENLNNPGADLL
- the ywnG gene encoding putative integral inner membrane protein (Evidence 3: Putative function from multiple computational evidences; PubMedId: 15849754, 16850406, 22226636; Product type m: membrane component), which produces MISLDKDENEIEHHNEENSLVEQETAPVGQESRQLSASAVKSLSDIAKWGKISGILLIIMGSLVTLSVLMTVIGAIPGVLLIISGVFLMRSAKAAAEAEGNLTGSAGESMLENYGTFIKMQLFYAASSIVTVLIGIIVAIFVLVVIGIAAFENTPSYDDPDSYYYEDDPVFE
- the ywnC gene encoding putative integral inner membrane protein (Evidence 3: Putative function from multiple computational evidences; PubMedId: 15849754, 16850406; Product type m: membrane component); amino-acid sequence: MNPETMNKTLISISKWGKATGILFIIMGAITALSGAFFFLIGAVPGVLQIISGIFLMRSAREAGQMAEHNSGQSEDLMLENYAKFVKMQGIYLIVSIAVSILAIIAFFIFLMLGIADGLFSDTYSTY
- the ureA gene encoding urease (gamma subunit) (Evidence 1a: Function from experimental evidences in the studied strain; PubMedId: 9287005, 12401490, 16199586; Product type e: enzyme) gives rise to the protein MKLTPVEQEKLLIFAAGELAKQRKARGVLLNYPEAAAYITCFIMEGARDGKGVAELMEAGRHVLTEKDVMEGVPEMLDSIQVEATFPDGVKLVTVHQPISAEVKS
- the ywnH gene encoding putative aminoacid analogs (phosphinothricin) N-acetyltransferase (Evidence 3: Putative function from multiple computational evidences; PubMedId: 12793527, 16021622, 27694229; Product type e: enzyme), which codes for MTLRLAEHRDLEAVVAIYNSTIASRMVTADTEPVTPEDRMEWFSGHTESRPLYVAEDENGNVAAWISFETFYGRPAYNKTAEVSIYIDEACRGKGVGSYLLQEALRIAPNLGIRSLMAFIFGHNKPSLKLFEKHGFAEWGLFPGIAEMDGKRYDLKILGRELS
- the ywnF gene encoding hypothetical protein (Evidence 4: Unknown function but conserved in other organisms), which produces MNFYRVEQMPGFIKTEMQKIQKAVQPFMKKTVIYRFLAIPLAAFSLFNLAAFLFHASADRESLISAGIFALLAALGLAFFKEAGYQHKQIQKTVHIYMLNRIKKSEILSEERKSSYARQIKEEPFAMRSFVEFLTEEDRRKKMY
- the ureB gene encoding urease (beta subunit) (Evidence 1a: Function from experimental evidences in the studied strain; PubMedId: 9287005, 12401490, 16199586; Product type e: enzyme) is translated as MKPGAFQIAEGTITINEGREIREVTVKNTGSRSIQVGSHFHFAEANGALLFDRELAIGMRLDVPSGTSVRFEPGEQKTVSLVEIRGRKTIRGLNGMADTFIDERGKEKTLANLKQAGWMEGVIR
- the mta gene encoding transcriptional regulator regulating efflux transporters synthesis (Fur-independent bacillibactin export) (Evidence 1a: Function from experimental evidences in the studied strain; PubMedId: 10200972, 11581256, 18502870; Product type r: regulator); translated protein: MKYQVKQVAEISGVSIRTLHHYDNIELLNPSALTDAGYRLYSDADLERLQQILFFKEIGFRLDEIKEMLDHPNFDRKAALQSQKEILMKKKQRMDEMIQTIDRTLLSVDGGETMNKRDLFAGLSMKDIEEHQQTYADEVRKLYGKEIAEETEKRTSAYSADDWRTIMAEFDSIYRRIAARMKHGPDDAEIQAAVGAFRDHICQYHYDCTLDIFRGLGEVYITDERFTDSINQYGEGLAAFLREAIIIYCDHQENPRP
- the ureC gene encoding urease (alpha subunit) (Evidence 1a: Function from experimental evidences in the studied strain; PubMedId: 9287005, 12401490, 16199586; Product type e: enzyme), with amino-acid sequence MKMSREEYAELFGPTTGDKIRLGDTDLWIEVEKDFTVYGEEMIFGGGKTIRDGMGQNGRITGKDGALDLVITNVVLLDYTGIVKADVGVKDGRIVGVGKSGNPDIMDGVDPHMVIGAGTEVISGEGKILTAGGVDTHIHFICPQQMEVALSSGVTTLLGGGTGPATGSKATTCTSGAWYMARMLEAAEEFPINVGFLGKGNASDKAPLIEQVEAGAIGLKLHEDWGTTPSAIKTCMEVVDEADIQVAIHTDTINEAGFLENTLDAIGDRVIHTYHIEGAGGGHAPDIMKLASYANILPSSTTPTIPYTVNTMDEHLDMMMVCHHLDAKVPEDVAFSHSRIRAATIAAEDILHDIGAISMTSSDSQAMGRVGEVIIRTWQVADKMKKQRGALAGENGNDNVRAKRYIAKYTINPAITHGLSHEVGSVEKGKLADLVLWDPVFFGVKPELVLKGGMIARAQMGDPNASIPTPEPVFMRQMYASYGKANRSTSITFMSQASIERGVAESLGLEKRISPVKNIRKLSKLDMKLNSALPKIEIDPKTYQVFADGEELSCQPVDYVPLGQRYFLF